A part of Lactobacillus sp. ESL0700 genomic DNA contains:
- a CDS encoding HU family DNA-binding protein: MANKAELVSEVASRTKLTKKDAATAVDVIFSAIQDDLAKGNKVQLIGFGTFEVRERAARKGRNPQTGDEIEIPASKVPAFRPGKALKEAVK; encoded by the coding sequence ATGGCAAATAAAGCAGAATTAGTTTCAGAAGTAGCTTCAAGAACTAAATTAACTAAGAAGGACGCAGCTACTGCTGTTGATGTAATTTTTAGCGCAATCCAAGATGATCTTGCAAAAGGTAACAAGGTTCAATTAATCGGCTTTGGTACTTTTGAAGTTCGTGAACGTGCAGCCCGCAAGGGTCGTAACCCACAAACTGGTGATGAAATTGAAATCCCAGCAAGTAAGGTTCCTGCATTTAGACCTGGTAAGGCTCTTAAAGAAGCTGTTAAATAA
- a CDS encoding CCA tRNA nucleotidyltransferase, translating to MMKINELPAIFTAALPVLKTLEQAGFEAYFVGGSVRDLLLGRHIHDIDIATSAYPEEVKELFSRSIDTGIKHGTVTVLYNGGSYEITTFRTESGYQDYRRPDHVTFVQNLSEDLKRRDFTINALAMNTSGEIIDLFDGLGDLQKHVIRAVGDPEKRFNEDALRMMRAVRFMSQLQFSLETKTEQAVKDNHQLLQKISVERIRDEFVKMGIGPHSRQAFQVFLDTQLSEDVPDFGGKSELLTIYPSLKFNPDIETSLWAIIIILLKIPNEQIAKFMRDWKNSNAMTSEVEKVVAVFDLLSERTPTDFELFEAGKDILLNAIDVAHILGQPVNSEALVDRYVALPIKSTAELAIDGRFLINAGIAPGPQLGNLLTEIKQKIIAGELENTTDAVTAFLANN from the coding sequence ATGATGAAAATAAATGAATTACCCGCGATTTTTACCGCGGCGCTTCCTGTCCTTAAGACACTGGAACAAGCAGGCTTTGAGGCATACTTTGTTGGTGGCTCGGTCCGTGACTTGTTACTGGGCCGGCATATCCATGACATTGATATTGCCACTAGTGCTTATCCAGAGGAAGTTAAAGAACTATTTAGTCGATCGATTGATACTGGGATTAAACACGGAACCGTGACCGTCTTATACAATGGCGGCAGTTATGAAATTACAACCTTTAGAACGGAGTCTGGTTACCAAGATTATCGCCGTCCCGATCATGTAACTTTTGTGCAGAATTTAAGTGAAGATCTTAAACGCCGTGACTTTACAATAAATGCACTGGCGATGAACACAAGCGGTGAAATCATTGATTTGTTTGATGGTCTCGGCGATTTGCAAAAGCATGTTATTCGGGCTGTTGGTGATCCGGAAAAGCGTTTTAACGAAGATGCTTTACGCATGATGCGTGCAGTCCGCTTTATGAGTCAATTGCAATTTAGTTTGGAAACAAAAACAGAGCAGGCGGTTAAGGATAACCACCAGCTCTTGCAAAAGATTTCGGTAGAACGGATTCGTGATGAATTTGTTAAGATGGGGATTGGCCCGCATTCACGGCAGGCTTTTCAGGTCTTTTTAGATACGCAATTAAGCGAAGACGTACCGGATTTTGGCGGTAAAAGCGAATTATTGACAATTTACCCAAGCCTAAAGTTTAATCCAGATATCGAAACTAGCTTGTGGGCCATTATTATTATTTTGCTTAAAATCCCTAACGAGCAAATTGCTAAATTTATGCGTGATTGGAAAAATTCAAACGCTATGACAAGCGAAGTTGAAAAAGTGGTTGCGGTCTTTGATTTGCTTTCAGAGCGGACACCAACTGATTTTGAACTTTTTGAAGCAGGAAAAGATATTTTGCTAAACGCAATTGATGTCGCTCATATCTTGGGCCAGCCAGTTAATTCCGAGGCCTTAGTTGACCGCTATGTTGCTCTGCCGATTAAGTCGACAGCTGAACTGGCAATTGACGGCCGGTTTTTAATTAATGCTGGAATTGCTCCGGGACCTCAACTAGGTAATTTATTGACCGAAATTAAGCAAAAAATCATTGCTGGCGAGCTTGAAAACACGACGGATGCAGTTACTGCCTTTTTGGCAAATAATTAG
- a CDS encoding hemolysin III family protein → MKFKKLWQEPTTRSKTYYILDNTFSAITHGIGFGLAVAGLVLLIVKAAATGNALRIVTFSIYGACLVFLYLFSTLFHSLIFTRARNVFQIFDHTSIFLLIAGSYTPYSLVAIGGIRGWILFSLIWTLTIFGIIYYIFNRGKHTILDTVLYVVMGWLVIFSGQSLYVRLSPVGFWLLVGGGVAYTVGALLYTMRGIPFIHVIWHLFVMLGSGLMYFSVLLYV, encoded by the coding sequence ATGAAATTTAAAAAACTTTGGCAAGAACCAACTACAAGATCAAAAACATATTACATTTTAGACAATACTTTTAGTGCCATTACTCACGGAATTGGCTTTGGCCTAGCCGTTGCTGGTCTAGTATTGCTAATCGTTAAAGCTGCAGCTACTGGGAATGCCTTACGTATTGTTACCTTTAGTATTTATGGTGCTTGTTTGGTCTTTTTATACCTATTTTCAACGCTATTTCATAGCCTAATCTTTACCCGTGCACGCAATGTCTTTCAAATTTTTGATCACACATCAATCTTTCTATTAATTGCTGGATCGTACACGCCGTATTCGCTTGTAGCTATCGGCGGCATTCGGGGCTGGATTTTATTTAGCCTAATCTGGACATTGACCATTTTTGGCATTATTTACTATATCTTTAACCGTGGTAAGCACACAATCCTTGACACCGTTTTGTACGTTGTCATGGGTTGGCTCGTGATTTTTTCGGGGCAGTCACTTTATGTTCGCCTCAGTCCGGTCGGCTTTTGGCTACTTGTTGGTGGCGGTGTTGCCTACACCGTCGGCGCCTTACTGTATACCATGCGCGGTATTCCCTTCATCCATGTCATTTGGCACTTATTTGTGATGCTGGGATCGGGCTTAATGTACTTTTCAGTCCTGTTATACGTCTAA
- a CDS encoding tetratricopeptide repeat protein, giving the protein MYSEQLLDSIEKQDFSQEKVLLKKALDNDEPEVLASLAENLTGLGFTNLSKEVYRSLIAQFPKEDLFKVYLAEILLNDGEDDDGLSLLYNIKEDSSAYLDSLLVQADYYQTNGLLETAHSKLMKAAKLAPDEDIVKFGLAELDYLSGHNEQALALYQDLLTRHKNFSEVNLIDRLYQTLAKLGRYEEASKVIEDHSGDILDIDSKYQAALIMLNVNKDDQAITYLNDVINQSPDYVNAYPLLATAYEHKNDNEQVLRSSQAGLAYNELDPVLYSKGARAAAKLNDLKTAEDLLTRGLKVEPENNDLRLQLSNLYLHEGKNEANLQLFAKLDESDLEPQAHWNMALSYENLDNSDKAKSEFLLAYPEFQSNPAFLKQMIRFFNTEANATEIVLQLLERYLKLEPEDGEMQELYNQLAD; this is encoded by the coding sequence ATGTATTCTGAACAATTACTTGATTCAATTGAAAAACAAGATTTTTCGCAGGAAAAAGTCTTACTAAAAAAGGCCTTGGATAATGATGAACCAGAAGTATTGGCATCTTTAGCTGAAAATTTAACTGGGCTAGGTTTTACTAACTTATCAAAAGAAGTTTATCGCAGCCTGATTGCCCAATTTCCTAAAGAAGACTTATTCAAGGTTTACTTAGCAGAAATTTTACTGAATGATGGCGAAGACGATGATGGCCTGTCACTGCTGTATAACATTAAAGAGGATTCTTCAGCCTATCTTGACAGTCTGTTAGTTCAAGCTGATTACTATCAAACTAACGGCTTGCTCGAGACGGCCCATAGCAAGCTGATGAAGGCTGCTAAATTGGCACCTGATGAAGATATCGTTAAGTTTGGTTTAGCTGAGTTAGACTACTTGAGTGGTCATAATGAGCAAGCTCTAGCTTTGTATCAGGATTTATTAACGCGTCACAAAAACTTTAGTGAGGTCAACCTGATTGATCGCTTGTACCAGACACTGGCAAAATTAGGCCGTTATGAAGAAGCTAGCAAGGTAATCGAAGATCATAGCGGTGATATTTTAGATATTGATAGTAAATATCAGGCTGCCCTGATTATGCTCAATGTTAATAAGGACGACCAGGCAATTACGTATTTGAATGACGTTATCAATCAAAGTCCGGACTATGTGAATGCCTACCCGCTTCTAGCTACAGCTTATGAGCACAAAAATGATAACGAGCAGGTTTTGCGTTCAAGCCAAGCAGGACTGGCCTATAATGAGCTTGATCCAGTATTATACTCTAAGGGTGCACGTGCAGCTGCTAAATTGAACGATTTAAAAACAGCTGAGGATTTACTGACCCGCGGCCTCAAGGTTGAGCCAGAAAATAACGATTTACGGTTGCAATTGTCCAATCTTTATTTACATGAGGGTAAAAATGAGGCCAACCTGCAATTGTTTGCCAAACTCGATGAAAGTGATTTGGAACCACAAGCCCACTGGAATATGGCATTATCTTATGAAAATTTGGATAATAGTGACAAAGCTAAGAGTGAGTTTTTGCTGGCATATCCAGAATTTCAAAGTAATCCCGCTTTTTTGAAGCAAATGATTCGTTTCTTCAACACTGAGGCTAATGCTACCGAAATTGTTTTGCAGCTCTTAGAACGCTATCTAAAGCTGGAACCAGAAGATGGCGAAATGCAGGAATTGTATAACCAATTGGCTGATTAA